A genomic segment from Streptomyces sp. NBC_01233 encodes:
- a CDS encoding beta-glucanase produces the protein MLTHVLAWLRRLPERFTGTTARGTGPASGGAPLFTADFGSASQWVAGRSWAYPRGGPTNPGDNKLDHLVEDPSYSRTGTFRAVRRPDGNWNAGLLTTEGSDEGFMVRAGDVLESRVRLPVEAGAWPAIWTWRDGGNEVDAFEYHPDNPDLLELSNHVKGGSRYHRDPAVGPGGWVDLKVEFGARSVVWWVNGTRVFADRRGVGRNWRAYLIVNLSVCAGRYHPAPDADVSEMSYEVAYLRVHRP, from the coding sequence GTGCTCACTCACGTTCTCGCTTGGCTCCGACGGCTCCCGGAACGATTCACCGGCACCACGGCCCGTGGCACCGGCCCGGCGAGCGGCGGGGCCCCGCTCTTCACCGCGGATTTCGGGTCGGCCTCCCAGTGGGTCGCCGGCCGCTCCTGGGCCTATCCGCGCGGCGGCCCCACCAACCCCGGGGACAACAAGCTCGACCACCTGGTGGAGGACCCGTCCTACAGCCGCACCGGCACCTTCCGGGCCGTCCGCCGCCCGGACGGCAACTGGAACGCGGGCCTGCTGACCACCGAGGGCAGCGACGAGGGGTTCATGGTGCGGGCCGGGGACGTGCTGGAGTCCCGCGTGCGGCTGCCCGTCGAGGCCGGCGCCTGGCCGGCGATCTGGACCTGGCGGGACGGGGGCAACGAGGTCGACGCCTTCGAGTACCACCCGGACAACCCCGACCTGCTGGAGCTCTCCAACCACGTCAAGGGCGGCTCGCGCTACCACCGGGACCCCGCGGTCGGCCCCGGCGGCTGGGTGGACCTGAAGGTCGAGTTCGGGGCGCGCTCGGTCGTGTGGTGGGTCAACGGCACGCGGGTGTTCGCCGACCGGCGCGGAGTGGGGCGCAACTGGAGGGCGTACCTCATCGTCAACCTCTCCGTCTGCGCCGGGCGCTACCACCCGGCGCCCGACGCGGACGTGTCAGAGATGTCGTACGAGGTCGCGTACCTGCGCGTCCACCGGCCTTAG
- a CDS encoding GNAT family N-acetyltransferase, whose amino-acid sequence MWTCERVVGADLDVEEVIGLYRASTLAERRPVADVVRFARMLAGANLVVLARADDGSLIGIARSITDGAYSTYLSDLAVDVAYQGKGVGRDLIRVTQEAAPEAKVVLLSAPAAVGYYPHIGFTRHESAWTLGTRR is encoded by the coding sequence ATGTGGACCTGTGAACGTGTCGTCGGTGCAGACCTGGACGTCGAGGAGGTCATCGGCCTCTACCGAGCCTCCACCCTCGCCGAGCGTCGTCCGGTCGCCGATGTGGTGCGGTTCGCCCGGATGCTGGCCGGCGCCAACCTCGTCGTCCTCGCCCGCGCCGACGACGGGAGCCTCATCGGCATCGCCCGCTCGATCACCGACGGCGCGTACTCGACCTACCTCAGCGACCTGGCCGTCGACGTCGCCTACCAGGGCAAGGGCGTTGGCCGCGACCTCATCCGCGTCACCCAGGAGGCGGCGCCCGAGGCGAAGGTGGTCCTGCTCTCCGCCCCGGCCGCGGTCGGCTACTACCCGCACATCGGCTTCACCCGCCACGAGTCCGCGTGGACCCTCGGCACGCGGCGCTGA
- a CDS encoding antitoxin MazE7 — MADTTTVEVDTDVHDRLAVLAADRGLSLRAYLAELTTAQENEAALARAARAFEKALERPGFREGFARDFGGRSTHRLLETRNRPPLGRA, encoded by the coding sequence ATGGCCGACACCACCACAGTCGAGGTCGACACCGATGTGCACGACCGGCTCGCCGTGCTCGCCGCGGACCGCGGGCTGAGCCTGCGGGCGTACCTCGCCGAACTCACCACCGCCCAGGAGAACGAGGCCGCCCTCGCACGCGCGGCGCGCGCCTTCGAGAAGGCGCTCGAACGGCCCGGATTCCGCGAGGGGTTCGCCCGCGACTTCGGCGGCCGCTCGACCCACCGGCTCTTGGAAACCCGGAACCGGCCGCCGCTGGGCCGGGCCTGA
- a CDS encoding mannosyltransferase family protein, whose product MSVSAPHRPSEVADSLAAGPRVPDEGRTHRARRPRRTLPRLGPVDREVLWLYLLTRVGIWTTTGAVGWLFPSDGNARRPASPLAPWQQWDWTHYLHIARDGYFPGQAGPWTAGWDNREAFFPGFPLTLRAVHAVVPDWAAAGALISFLAGGIAVLALARIARLRLPDQDAGRRTVLFFLLSPCAVFLAAGYTEALFLALALPAWLAAQRRNWPAASVLACLACSVRVTGLYLVAALVLHFVLTARGRRAWRAAPWLCLPALAPALYSWYLQTRTGDWMAWKHAQERGWYRDFHAPWEAWANTWEAAFHHTQPTGYALMWQAELLAMLVGVVLIAVLVRGRRWPEALYIALTLWALGTSYWYTSVPRSTLLWWPLWTALATWSQRRPRVQSAYLYVVGPLGITVALTFLTGRWAG is encoded by the coding sequence ATGTCCGTTTCCGCCCCGCATCGGCCGTCCGAGGTCGCCGACTCGCTCGCCGCCGGGCCGCGCGTCCCCGACGAGGGCCGCACCCACCGCGCCCGCCGTCCCCGGCGAACGCTGCCGCGCCTCGGCCCGGTCGACCGCGAGGTGCTGTGGCTCTACCTGCTGACCCGCGTCGGCATCTGGACCACCACGGGAGCCGTCGGCTGGCTGTTCCCCTCCGACGGCAACGCCCGCCGGCCGGCCTCTCCGCTCGCGCCCTGGCAGCAGTGGGACTGGACGCACTACCTGCACATAGCCAGGGACGGCTACTTCCCCGGCCAGGCCGGACCCTGGACGGCAGGCTGGGACAACCGGGAGGCCTTCTTCCCCGGTTTCCCCCTCACCCTGCGCGCCGTCCACGCCGTCGTCCCCGACTGGGCCGCGGCCGGAGCGCTGATCTCGTTCCTCGCGGGCGGCATCGCCGTCCTGGCCCTCGCCCGCATCGCCCGCCTCCGGCTGCCCGACCAGGACGCGGGCCGGCGGACGGTCCTCTTCTTCCTGCTGTCGCCGTGCGCCGTGTTCCTCGCCGCCGGATACACCGAGGCGCTCTTCCTCGCCCTGGCCCTGCCCGCCTGGCTGGCGGCCCAGCGCCGGAACTGGCCGGCGGCCTCGGTCCTGGCCTGCCTGGCCTGTTCGGTGCGCGTCACCGGGCTGTACCTCGTGGCCGCGCTCGTGCTCCACTTCGTCCTCACCGCCCGGGGCCGCCGCGCCTGGCGCGCAGCGCCCTGGCTGTGTCTGCCCGCCCTCGCTCCCGCCCTGTACTCCTGGTACCTGCAGACGCGGACCGGGGACTGGATGGCCTGGAAGCACGCCCAGGAACGCGGCTGGTACCGGGACTTCCACGCACCGTGGGAGGCCTGGGCGAACACCTGGGAGGCCGCCTTCCACCACACCCAGCCCACCGGGTACGCGCTGATGTGGCAGGCCGAACTCCTGGCCATGCTGGTCGGTGTCGTCCTGATCGCCGTGCTGGTACGGGGCCGCCGCTGGCCCGAGGCGCTCTACATCGCCCTCACCCTGTGGGCCCTGGGCACCTCCTACTGGTACACCTCGGTCCCCCGTTCCACGCTGCTGTGGTGGCCGCTCTGGACCGCCCTGGCCACCTGGAGCCAGCGCCGACCGCGGGTGCAGTCCGCCTACCTGTACGTGGTCGGCCCGCTCGGCATCACGGTCGCCCTCACCTTCCTCACGGGCCGCTGGGCCGGCTAG
- a CDS encoding bifunctional serine/threonine-protein kinase/ABC transporter substrate-binding protein produces the protein MERLHPSDPSRIAGYRLLGRLGAGGMGVVYLGRTDDGALAAVKVIRAEYADEADFRARFRREAEIAAEVDSPWAVRITGADPDAPEPWLATAFVAGPSLAEAVAAHGPLPLRAVRILGKALAKALGGMHAQGLVHRDVKPGNVLLGMDRPRLIDFGIARGGEHTALTSADAVLGTPGFLPPEQAEGRPAEPAGDVFSLGCLLAYAATGRLPFGTGTVDAVLYRTVHDEPEFGPEVLADPELTALLRTCVAKHPDIRPTADEVEAGLTEDTPGEGTDWLPDPVVATIAERAAALLALPGIDETVADPDAAPAPGTAAPSRRRFLALASGGAVLAAGGGLAAWLALRERDEPGTADADAPRPWVIGLHADLSGPQKAAGQAQERGVRLAVDAFNSRKDKPFTLTVATADDAGRADRSAAAATGLIANRDLFAVIGPTGNDSVIPCLELYGESSVPLVTVSALATTFSVTDRRSFFQSCPISSAQAAAVNLQLAGKQGVRKMGILSDRDGDTDTWQAALLVGRTIASFAPEATFYVRVVPRGTQDLAPVVTDMLAHGVDGFFYTGTPAGGAKAAALLAAAGFKGPRAADYTIAGPEFLAAAGPAAEGWQFCTPYTGPEAPEVAEVARAHQAAYRSAPAIWTAEAFDATRLVIDGLVAAAAGGSRPNRADLLTALTQGTFRGLTKEFAFDERRQVKGNIYFLHKVEGGSIRYVGPAMEPAPTASPAG, from the coding sequence ATGGAGCGGCTCCATCCCTCGGACCCCTCCCGGATCGCCGGGTACCGCCTCCTCGGCCGGCTCGGCGCCGGCGGCATGGGCGTGGTCTACCTCGGCCGCACCGACGACGGGGCGCTCGCCGCGGTCAAGGTGATCCGCGCAGAGTACGCCGACGAGGCGGACTTCCGGGCCCGCTTCCGCCGCGAGGCCGAGATCGCCGCGGAGGTCGACAGCCCGTGGGCCGTCCGGATCACCGGCGCCGACCCGGACGCGCCCGAACCGTGGCTGGCCACCGCCTTCGTCGCCGGCCCCTCCCTGGCCGAGGCCGTCGCGGCCCACGGCCCGCTCCCGCTGCGCGCCGTACGGATCCTCGGCAAGGCCTTGGCCAAGGCACTCGGGGGGATGCACGCACAGGGCCTCGTACACCGGGACGTCAAACCCGGCAACGTACTGCTCGGCATGGACCGGCCCCGGCTCATCGACTTCGGCATCGCGCGCGGCGGCGAGCACACCGCCCTGACCTCCGCCGACGCGGTCCTCGGCACTCCCGGCTTCCTCCCGCCCGAGCAGGCCGAGGGCCGCCCCGCCGAACCGGCCGGCGACGTCTTCTCGCTCGGCTGCCTCCTCGCCTACGCCGCCACCGGCCGCCTGCCCTTCGGCACCGGAACCGTGGACGCGGTGCTCTACCGGACCGTCCACGACGAGCCCGAGTTCGGCCCGGAGGTCCTCGCCGACCCCGAACTCACCGCGCTCCTGCGGACCTGCGTCGCCAAGCACCCCGACATCCGCCCCACCGCGGACGAGGTGGAGGCGGGGCTGACCGAGGACACCCCGGGTGAGGGCACCGACTGGCTGCCCGACCCGGTCGTCGCGACCATCGCCGAGCGCGCCGCCGCGCTGCTCGCGCTGCCCGGCATCGACGAGACCGTGGCCGACCCGGACGCCGCTCCCGCGCCCGGCACGGCCGCACCCTCCCGCAGGCGTTTCCTCGCCCTCGCCTCCGGCGGCGCCGTGCTCGCGGCCGGCGGCGGCCTGGCCGCCTGGCTGGCGCTGCGCGAGCGGGACGAGCCCGGGACCGCGGACGCGGATGCCCCCCGGCCATGGGTGATCGGTCTGCACGCCGACCTCTCCGGCCCGCAGAAGGCCGCCGGACAGGCCCAGGAACGCGGAGTGCGGCTGGCCGTCGACGCGTTCAACTCCCGCAAGGACAAGCCGTTCACGCTCACCGTCGCCACTGCCGACGACGCCGGAAGGGCCGACCGCTCGGCGGCCGCCGCCACCGGACTCATCGCCAACCGCGACCTGTTCGCGGTGATCGGCCCCACCGGCAACGACTCCGTGATCCCGTGCCTCGAACTCTACGGCGAGAGCTCCGTACCCCTGGTGACCGTGTCCGCCCTGGCGACCACCTTCAGCGTCACCGACCGGCGCAGCTTCTTCCAGAGCTGCCCGATCTCCTCGGCCCAGGCCGCCGCGGTCAACCTTCAACTGGCCGGAAAGCAGGGCGTCCGGAAGATGGGCATCCTCAGCGACCGCGACGGCGACACGGACACCTGGCAGGCGGCCCTGCTGGTGGGCCGCACCATCGCCTCCTTCGCTCCCGAGGCCACCTTCTACGTGCGCGTCGTCCCGCGCGGCACCCAGGACCTGGCCCCGGTGGTCACCGACATGCTCGCCCACGGCGTCGACGGCTTCTTCTACACGGGCACCCCGGCCGGTGGGGCCAAGGCGGCCGCACTGCTGGCGGCCGCCGGCTTCAAGGGGCCCCGCGCCGCCGACTACACCATCGCCGGCCCGGAGTTCCTCGCGGCCGCAGGGCCGGCAGCCGAAGGCTGGCAGTTCTGCACGCCGTACACCGGCCCCGAAGCCCCCGAGGTCGCGGAGGTGGCCCGCGCGCACCAGGCGGCGTACCGGTCGGCGCCCGCGATCTGGACCGCGGAGGCCTTCGACGCGACCCGCCTGGTCATCGATGGGCTCGTCGCCGCCGCGGCGGGCGGCAGCCGCCCGAACCGCGCCGACCTGCTGACCGCGCTCACCCAGGGCACCTTCCGCGGCCTGACCAAGGAGTTCGCCTTCGACGAGCGCCGTCAGGTCAAGGGCAACATCTACTTCCTGCACAAGGTGGAGGGCGGCAGCATCCGCTACGTGGGCCCGGCCATGGAGCCCGCGCCCACCGCGTCCCCGGCGGGATAG
- a CDS encoding cold-shock protein yields the protein MATGTVKWFNSEKGFGFIAQDGGGPDVFAHYSAINASGYRELQEGQAVTFDITQGQKGPQAENITPA from the coding sequence ATGGCTACGGGAACTGTGAAGTGGTTCAACTCTGAGAAGGGCTTCGGCTTCATCGCCCAGGACGGTGGCGGCCCGGACGTCTTCGCCCACTACTCGGCGATCAACGCCTCTGGCTACCGCGAGCTCCAGGAGGGCCAGGCCGTGACGTTCGACATCACGCAGGGCCAGAAGGGCCCGCAGGCGGAGAACATCACCCCCGCCTAG
- a CDS encoding MFS transporter — MLAGLLPPEQRLAANALVSSSTSASIVIGPALAGFLAAAISPAWLIGLDALSFAVLAAQVSRVRGASGEAGQAGEQGSAPVDADRSAAGLHLLRKQPELLGVLALTWFFNFLYGPAEVALPLHVTDDLHAGAGLLGLYWALFGAGAVLGGLAAGALRRFPLWPVTLTIVAGWGLTLVPFGLGAPAAVTLACFTLGGVIYGPFTALSYTLFQDRTPAAWLTTVLAARSAALLTAGPVGTALGGPLIALMGPRRVLAASGVATVVLALLGAVMRVRSKQRAASRLG, encoded by the coding sequence CTGCTCGCGGGGCTGCTGCCGCCGGAGCAGCGGCTGGCCGCCAACGCGCTGGTGAGTTCCAGCACCTCGGCCTCGATCGTCATCGGTCCCGCGCTCGCCGGATTCCTGGCGGCGGCGATCAGCCCTGCCTGGCTCATCGGTCTGGACGCGTTGTCGTTCGCCGTGCTCGCCGCCCAGGTGAGCCGGGTGCGGGGCGCGTCCGGCGAGGCGGGGCAGGCCGGCGAGCAGGGGAGCGCGCCCGTCGACGCCGACCGGTCGGCCGCAGGGCTGCACTTGTTGCGCAAGCAGCCCGAACTCCTCGGTGTCCTCGCCCTGACCTGGTTCTTCAACTTCCTGTACGGACCGGCGGAGGTCGCGCTGCCCCTGCACGTCACCGATGACCTGCACGCGGGGGCGGGTCTTCTCGGCCTGTACTGGGCGCTGTTCGGAGCGGGCGCCGTGCTGGGCGGGCTGGCGGCGGGCGCCCTGCGCAGGTTCCCGCTCTGGCCGGTCACCCTGACCATCGTCGCCGGCTGGGGGCTGACTCTGGTGCCCTTCGGCCTCGGCGCGCCCGCGGCCGTCACGCTCGCATGCTTCACGCTCGGCGGAGTGATCTACGGACCGTTCACGGCGCTGTCCTACACCCTGTTCCAGGACCGCACGCCGGCCGCATGGCTGACCACGGTCCTCGCGGCCCGCAGCGCCGCCCTCCTCACCGCCGGGCCGGTGGGCACCGCGCTCGGCGGGCCCCTCATCGCGCTCATGGGGCCGCGTCGGGTGCTGGCGGCTTCGGGGGTCGCGACCGTCGTACTCGCCCTGCTCGGGGCCGTGATGCGGGTCCGGAGCAAGCAGCGGGCGGCGTCGCGGCTCGGGTGA
- a CDS encoding LysR family transcriptional regulator, with the protein MQLELRHLQAVCRIAEAGSLGGAARRLGVSQPALSAQLRRIEQVTGGELFVRGRGGVEPTALGQFVLARARRVLSEMDALGADARALSAGGPLRLGCILLVLLDGLLAQTDLSMSGREIAVDLEDSVTALARMLGAGRYDAIVYGEVNDHEVPLPEGTLARTLIPKEPFCIRLSAKHPLAGLDRIDLADLADEPWLTLVEDDDGGPEALVAACAKAGFSPSLRYRITDRKMQHDLIAAGRAVSLCQPTAPPGEGTVMRPLVGTPITGRIRLAWNRSALSAGQAELLYRAAARAYLANVDNNAFHKEWWDAHPEVHPAVD; encoded by the coding sequence ATGCAGCTGGAGTTGAGGCATCTGCAAGCCGTCTGCCGGATAGCGGAGGCGGGCAGCCTGGGGGGCGCGGCGCGGCGGCTCGGTGTTTCCCAGCCCGCACTCTCGGCGCAGCTGCGGCGCATCGAGCAGGTCACCGGCGGCGAGCTGTTCGTGCGCGGCCGGGGCGGGGTGGAACCCACCGCGCTGGGGCAGTTCGTCCTGGCCAGGGCGCGCCGCGTGCTCAGCGAGATGGACGCCCTGGGAGCGGACGCGCGCGCCCTGTCCGCCGGCGGTCCGCTGCGCCTGGGCTGCATCCTGCTCGTGCTGCTCGACGGCCTCCTCGCCCAGACCGACCTGTCCATGTCCGGCCGGGAGATCGCCGTGGACCTGGAGGACTCGGTGACCGCGCTGGCCCGGATGCTCGGCGCGGGGAGGTACGACGCCATCGTGTACGGGGAGGTCAACGACCACGAGGTCCCGCTGCCGGAAGGGACCCTGGCCAGGACGCTGATCCCGAAGGAGCCCTTCTGCATCCGGCTGTCGGCGAAGCACCCCCTCGCGGGCCTCGACCGCATCGACCTGGCCGACCTCGCCGACGAGCCGTGGCTGACCCTGGTCGAGGACGACGACGGCGGTCCCGAGGCCCTCGTCGCCGCCTGCGCGAAGGCCGGATTCAGCCCGTCACTGCGTTACCGGATCACCGATCGCAAGATGCAGCACGACCTGATCGCCGCGGGCCGCGCGGTCTCGCTCTGCCAGCCGACGGCCCCGCCGGGGGAGGGTACGGTGATGCGCCCGCTGGTCGGCACCCCCATCACGGGCCGCATCCGCCTGGCCTGGAACCGCTCGGCGCTGTCGGCCGGGCAGGCGGAACTGCTCTACCGGGCCGCGGCCCGCGCCTACCTGGCCAATGTGGACAACAACGCCTTCCACAAGGAGTGGTGGGACGCCCACCCGGAGGTGCATCCGGCCGTCGACTGA
- a CDS encoding DUF6400 family protein — protein MSPQPPTSPAGPDDAAAEPALVGFTVDLTAQEVLRRAQVMEALGPDWDPIEVLRGEEAAYDLLYSGLDEAQQRMYDELVAAGVLPGRGHGRAAA, from the coding sequence ATGAGCCCGCAGCCCCCCACTTCCCCCGCCGGCCCGGACGACGCGGCCGCCGAGCCCGCGCTGGTCGGCTTCACCGTCGACCTCACCGCCCAGGAGGTCCTCCGGCGGGCCCAGGTGATGGAGGCGCTCGGCCCCGACTGGGACCCGATCGAGGTGCTGCGCGGCGAGGAGGCGGCGTACGACCTGCTGTACTCGGGGCTCGACGAGGCACAGCAGCGCATGTACGACGAGCTGGTCGCGGCCGGCGTGCTCCCCGGGCGAGGACACGGCCGTGCTGCCGCTTGA
- a CDS encoding class I SAM-dependent methyltransferase → MTEASEAVQADRTLKARHRAMWALGDYPSVVSHVIPELGARLVQECGVRQGDRVLDVAAGSGNAAIPAALAGADVVASDLTPELLEIGRHLAAVRGARLEWREADAEALPFADGEFDIVMSCVGAMFAPHHRAAAEEMLRVCRSGGTIGMANWTPQGFVGRLFAAMKPFAPPPPPGAQPPPLWGDEEHVHELLGDAVTDVDARRETVRVDRFRKPADFREFFKATYGPTIAVYRAVAGDPDRVAALDAALDALAAEHTVDGVMEWEYLLLTAHRRG, encoded by the coding sequence ATGACCGAGGCGAGCGAAGCGGTCCAGGCCGACCGCACCCTGAAGGCCCGGCACCGCGCGATGTGGGCGCTGGGCGACTACCCGTCCGTGGTCTCCCACGTCATCCCGGAGCTCGGGGCCCGGCTCGTGCAGGAGTGCGGCGTCCGGCAGGGCGACCGGGTGCTCGACGTCGCGGCGGGCTCCGGCAACGCGGCCATCCCGGCCGCCCTGGCCGGGGCCGACGTGGTGGCCTCCGACCTCACCCCCGAGCTGCTGGAGATCGGGCGGCACCTGGCCGCCGTACGCGGCGCCCGGCTGGAGTGGCGGGAGGCGGACGCCGAGGCCCTGCCGTTCGCGGACGGGGAGTTCGACATCGTGATGTCCTGCGTCGGCGCCATGTTCGCCCCGCACCACCGGGCCGCCGCCGAGGAGATGCTGCGCGTCTGCCGCTCGGGCGGCACGATCGGGATGGCCAACTGGACTCCGCAGGGCTTCGTGGGCCGGCTGTTCGCCGCGATGAAGCCCTTCGCTCCCCCGCCGCCGCCCGGCGCCCAGCCGCCGCCCCTGTGGGGGGACGAGGAGCACGTCCACGAGCTGCTGGGCGACGCGGTGACCGACGTCGACGCGCGCCGCGAGACGGTCCGCGTGGACCGCTTCCGCAAGCCTGCGGACTTCCGGGAGTTCTTCAAGGCAACCTACGGTCCGACGATCGCCGTCTACCGCGCCGTCGCCGGCGATCCGGACCGGGTCGCCGCCCTGGACGCCGCGCTCGACGCCCTCGCCGCCGAGCACACCGTGGACGGGGTCATGGAGTGGGAGTACCTCCTGCTGACCGCCCACCGCCGGGGCTGA
- a CDS encoding SigE family RNA polymerase sigma factor, whose amino-acid sequence MTVEEFEEFYAQAAGRLAGQLYVMLGDHHEAQDVVQEAFVRGWGRRRQLDREGRPEAWIRTVAWRLAVSRWRGRRRTADAWRRTTPATHVEGPGPEAVALVEALRQLPPKQRRTMALHYVCDLTVEQIAAETSLSASTVKTHLSRGRAALSLRLQDPRTEEAPDA is encoded by the coding sequence TTGACCGTCGAGGAATTCGAGGAGTTCTACGCGCAAGCGGCGGGACGGCTCGCAGGACAGCTGTACGTGATGCTCGGTGACCATCACGAGGCCCAGGACGTAGTGCAGGAGGCCTTCGTCAGGGGCTGGGGTCGCCGGCGTCAGCTGGACCGGGAGGGCAGGCCCGAGGCGTGGATCCGCACGGTCGCCTGGCGGCTCGCGGTCAGCCGCTGGCGTGGGCGGCGGCGGACCGCCGACGCATGGCGGCGCACGACCCCCGCGACGCACGTGGAGGGGCCGGGGCCGGAGGCGGTCGCGCTCGTGGAGGCGCTGCGGCAGCTACCCCCGAAGCAGCGCCGGACCATGGCGCTGCACTACGTGTGCGATCTGACCGTCGAGCAGATCGCCGCCGAGACCTCGCTGTCCGCGAGCACGGTCAAGACCCACCTCTCCCGGGGACGGGCCGCGCTCTCCCTCCGTCTGCAGGACCCCCGCACCGAGGAGGCCCCCGATGCCTGA
- a CDS encoding ribonuclease H family protein — MSDRIIAACDGAAKGNPGPAGWGWVIADSQGRPERWEAGPLGRATNNIGELTALQRLLEALAPGTSVEVRMDSQYAMKAVTQWLPGWKRNGWKTASGQPVANRGLVEQIDLLLADRDVTFVYVPAHREDGDLLNAIADQAASDAARTQEAAGTALGNPDLPVPAPAAPARQKTAPARKRTAEGAAPGRAPRAIKAKFPGSCPCGKPYAVGDTIAKNGSRWGHESCAASASAPAS, encoded by the coding sequence ATGTCTGATCGCATCATTGCCGCCTGTGACGGAGCGGCGAAAGGTAATCCCGGGCCGGCCGGATGGGGCTGGGTCATCGCCGACTCCCAGGGACGCCCCGAGCGTTGGGAGGCCGGGCCGCTGGGCCGCGCCACCAACAACATCGGCGAGCTGACCGCCCTCCAGCGGCTGCTCGAGGCGCTCGCCCCCGGGACGTCCGTCGAGGTGCGGATGGACTCCCAGTACGCGATGAAGGCGGTGACGCAGTGGCTGCCCGGCTGGAAGCGCAACGGGTGGAAGACCGCCTCCGGCCAGCCGGTCGCCAACCGCGGACTCGTCGAGCAGATCGACCTGCTGCTGGCCGATCGTGACGTGACGTTCGTCTACGTCCCGGCGCACCGCGAGGACGGCGACCTCCTGAACGCGATCGCCGACCAGGCCGCCAGCGACGCGGCCCGGACGCAGGAAGCCGCCGGCACCGCGCTGGGAAACCCGGACCTGCCGGTACCGGCCCCGGCCGCGCCCGCGCGTCAGAAGACGGCCCCGGCGAGGAAGCGGACGGCCGAAGGAGCCGCGCCGGGCCGCGCACCCCGGGCCATCAAGGCGAAGTTCCCCGGCAGCTGCCCCTGCGGGAAGCCCTACGCCGTCGGTGACACGATCGCCAAGAACGGCAGCCGCTGGGGCCACGAGAGCTGCGCCGCCTCCGCATCCGCCCCCGCTTCCTAA